In Aminobacterium sp. MB27-C1, a single genomic region encodes these proteins:
- a CDS encoding redox-sensing transcriptional repressor Rex, translating into MKIAEPTVERLVQYHRLLEQLYHEGQKVVSSQEIGEMLAFKASQVRKDLSYFGEIGKRGVGYHVEKLYRHVDEILASPRKWPIALVGVGRLGEALLGHKAFKSSKFDIKVLFDVDPEKVGKRVAGIPCYHMDDIYDVMKKNGIEVIILTVPSSVAQECVDKIVSVGTVKGILNFSPLAIVAPDSVLVYSVDISVELEKLLFYLKHREE; encoded by the coding sequence ATGAAAATTGCTGAACCTACAGTTGAAAGGCTTGTTCAATATCATCGATTATTAGAGCAGCTTTATCATGAAGGTCAGAAGGTAGTTTCTTCCCAAGAAATAGGAGAGATGCTTGCTTTTAAAGCGAGTCAGGTAAGAAAAGATCTTTCTTATTTCGGTGAAATTGGAAAAAGGGGGGTGGGTTATCACGTAGAGAAACTGTATAGACATGTTGATGAAATACTTGCTTCTCCGCGAAAATGGCCTATAGCCCTTGTGGGGGTCGGACGTCTGGGCGAAGCCCTTCTCGGGCATAAAGCTTTCAAAAGCTCAAAATTTGATATTAAAGTGCTTTTTGACGTAGATCCTGAAAAAGTAGGGAAAAGAGTTGCTGGTATTCCTTGCTATCACATGGATGACATATATGATGTCATGAAGAAGAATGGTATTGAAGTTATTATTTTGACGGTACCATCATCCGTGGCTCAGGAATGTGTTGATAAAATAGTTTCTGTCGGCACTGTAAAAGGGATTCTTAACTTTTCTCCCTTGGCTATTGTTGCCCCTGATAGTGTGCTTGTTTATAGTGTAGATATATCT